The genomic segment ATCAACACAAATGTGACCAACTCCACCATAGAAATAATTTCCTACAGTAAATACTCCATTTGCCATACAGTCTTTTGCTTCTTGAGACATGTAAGAATCAGCAAGTGCACTTGTGGTCTTACCTTCCCAATATTTAAATGCTTCACTTAATTCTGCCGCTGTTTCCTTTGGAATTTGGAATGGATCTGCAATTCTTGTTCCCATTGTGTCAAATTCTTTAGCTACCCAATCATAAGAAAATTCTGGACAAATTTCAGTAGAACGTGGATTTTTAGTAATTGCACCAACTACTAATTCATCTTCGCGAATAGTAATAGGTAAATTGTTAAATATTTTTTCTACGGCTTTAGCACGTCTTAATATAGGAGATAGACCTTCTGTTTCCTTATATGATTCTGTTACAAGAACCGCTCTTTCTGATTCTACATACGGAATTGCATCCACAATCATTCTTTTTAATCTTTCAACCCTCTCAGTTGGTTTTGAAAACCCTTTAGATATCATTTATAATTCCCTCCTCAAAAAATCGTAAAAATTTATTTCGTGCAAGTTCATTATATATTAGAGGTATGAAATCGTTGTAATACAATTCAAACTAAAATATTGTAAAATTAAAACTATCTCAAAATTCATATAAATAACTAGCATGTAAATTTGACTTATATGATAAATCAAACGAAAGAGAAGGTGCTCTGTTACTCAGTTGCTAGAAAAAATAATTGTAGACATCTACCAGTAAAAGTTGCATTCATCCCCGCATGTTCCCGAGACAATCAAGTATGGAATAACTTTTACTAAAGAAATTCTTGTAATTATTTTTTCAATGCAACACTGCGTAAAAGGCACCTTCTCTTTCTAATGTGGCATATCTATCCTTCAAATCATAAACATTTTTGTAGCCACAAGGGTCATAATATGCAACCTAGCATTTATAACCTTTCAGCAAAATTCTCATAGTTCTGAGAAACAACAATATTTTTAATTTAGATAAGTTGTAACATAATTCTAAATTACATGCTTTTTATCTATAATTGAATTTTTACATTAAGAATATTTAAAAAATCTTTCAAGATAGCCGTATTTCCTGGCCAGGCTGGTGAAGTTATTAAGTTACCATCTACCACTGTTTCATCTGGATTTTTATCTATAAAGATTCCTCTAGCCATAACTACTTCTGGCTTAACAGCAGGATAGCCAGTTAACTTTCTTCCTTTAATTATATCAGCCGCTGTTAATATTTGAATTCCATGGCATATAGCAGCTACTGGTTTTTTTAATTCCATAAAGTATTTTACAATATCAATAACCCGTGTATTAAGTCTAAGGTATTCTGGTGCTCTTCCCCCTGTTATATATAATCCATCATATTCTTCTAATTTTAAATAATCAAAAGACATATTTAATAGAAAGTTATGTCCAAGCTTTTCAGTATAAGTTTGATGTCCTTCAAAATCATGTATTGAAGTCTTTATATATTCCCCGGCATTCTTTTCTGGACAAACTACATTAACTTTAAAACCTAACATTTCCAAGGCTTGATATGGTACCATGACTTCATAATCTTCAGTAAAATCGCCAGCTAACATCAAAATTTTTCTCATATTCGAATCTCTCCTTAAATAAAATTTGCACTTTTTAAACCTTTACATGTAATTTTAAGACCTCTTTCATAGCTACTTTTCCCAAGGCAGTATATCGTCATCTTCTTTTAAATAATCCAAAAGATTGGGTATTCCTTCTCCTGTATATGAACTTATATGAAATATTTTTTTACAACCGGCAAGACTGAGCCATGCTTCTGCTAAATCTGCTCTTGCATTCTTATTATCTATCTGAGTCACAATTCCAACTACTTCTCTAGTCGCTCCTGCTGCAATATTAGGACTATAAAGAGAATATTCTTCAAGTGAACTCATTAAAAGTCCAACTACATCGGCTTCATAGGAGTATAGTATTAACGCTCGTGCTAGTTTTTTATTTTCAGCATATTCGCCAGGAGTATCTATAATAACATCAAAATTATTTACATATTGGGTTTTATGATATGTAATCTCTTTTCCCTTTAAAGCTTGAGTTAAAGTAGTTTTACCACAGCCTGTCCTTCCAACTAATATAATCTTTCTCATAAAACCACCTATGCCTTTGTTAAATTACAAACATTAAATCCTAGTGTATTTTTTGCATAATTTAAGATAGAATCTAAAGCAATTACCACATCTGAAATTGTTCCTGTAATAATCAAAGTTCCGCTAAATCTATCAATAAAACCAATCTCTATTGCTGACGCTTTTATTGCTATATCTGCCGCTATTATAGAAGTTTCACTTGGGGTAACAGTCAGAATACCAATAGCTGCCCTGTTATAATCAATTTTAGGGTCTAATCCTAGCTTCTTATAAATAATAGAGTCTGGGCTCGCAATCACATGAGCCATTGTAATTTGTTTTCCTGGAACGGTTTCTTGAATTATTCTCATTAAATCAGTTTTATTTATCTGCAAATCATTTAACTTCATTCTTTTTCACCTCTCGAAAAAATTGTAATTTTAAATACATTTTTTTGATACCACTCTGTTTATAATCGTAGCATATTTCTAAGGACCATTAGTAATAATTTTGTAACTAAAAATAAGTAAATTTAAGTATAGTCTGAACTTTACTTATTATACAATTGTAAATTACCTGTAGCAAAATTAGTTAAATTATATAATATTATTGGAGTAATTTAACTTAAATACATTATATAAATAATATTTATAGGAGCGATTATATGATAAATGAAGATTTAATAAAAAAGTTATCGAGTGATCTAATTAGTTCTATAAAGACGCCTAAGCTAACACTAAAAATGGCAAAAGAAATTCTTGAAAAAGCAGAAAGAAAAGCTGAGTCAATAAATGTTCCAGTAGTTATAGCATTAGTTGATGATGGTGGAAATCTTATCGCCCAGCATAGAATGGATAATTCAATCTTAATAAGTATTAAAGTTTCATTTAATAAAGCATATACTGCACTTGCTTTAAAAATGTCTACTGAAAGACTTAATGATCTAGTACTTCCTGGCAAACCTCTTTATGGCCTAGAAAATACTGGACATGGCGAACTTTGTATTCTAGGTGGAGGAATACCAATAGTTAGTAACGGAAATATCATTGGTGCTATTGGTGTTAGTGGCGGAAGCATTGATGAAGATATTCAGATAGCTCAAGCAGCACTTAAATAATTTAATAGAATGTGGTATAATTTCTATATAGGGAAGGAGTGAGATTATATGGATAAGTTTGTAATTGCAATAACAAGAACTTGTGGAAGCGGTGGGACAACAATAGGAAAAATGTTATCTAAAGATTTGGGTATAAATATGTATGATCGTGAATTATTACGTTTGGCTTCAGATGACAGTGGTATAAATGAAGCTCTATTTGCTAATGCAGACGAAGGTGTAAAAAATAGTTTGCTATATAAGGTTTCAAAGAAAGTATATAACGGTGAATTAATCCCACCTGAAAGTAATGATTTTACTTCAAATGACAATTTGTTCAATTATCAGGCTAAGGTGTTACGTGAATTAGCCGATAAAGAATCTTATGTTGTGATAGGGCGTTGTGCTGATTATATCTTAAAGGATAAACCAAATATATTTAAAATTTTTATTCATGCATCAGAGGATTACTGTATTAAGCATGAAATGGATATCCTTGGCGCTTCTGAAAAAGAAGCAATTAAGGAAATTAAGAAATTAAATAAATATAGAAGTGACTACTACTATTACCATACTGGCAATAAGTGGGAGGACGTAAAAAACTATGATCTGTCTCTAGATACCAGTAAGCTCGGCTTCGAGAAATGCGTAAAATATATTAAGAAGTATGTAAAGTTACGTATGGAATTATAAATCTTCGGACGTCCTTAAAAACATCTTCAATATAAAATAAAAATTGCCAACTAAATAATAAGTCAAAGCACTATTATCATTATTTTTTAACAAATAACATGGAATATTAATAGTATAGTAATTAATTTATAAAAGCCCCATGGTGAATTTTCTTACACCATGAGGCTCTTCTTATCTATTATTACATAAGCGCGAATAATCCTACAAATGCTAAGGCAATAAAATACATTGGTACAGGAATATCTTTTGATTTACCTGTAAATAATTTTATTAACACATAAGAAACAAATCCAAATGCTAACCCATCTGTAATTGAATATGTTAAAAGAGTTAATATCAATGTTAAGAATACAGGCATTCCTTCAGTGAAATCTGAGAAATTAACCTTTGATATTGGTTCCATCATTACTGCACCTAAAACTATTAGAACAGGCGCTGTAGCAAAACCTGGTATAGCAGTTAAAATTGGTGAAAAGAACAATGACAAGAAGAATAATCCAGCTATTGTAAGACCAGCAAGTCCTGTTCTTCCGCCTTCAGCAATACCAGCTGCTGACTCAACAAATGCTACAGGTGTAGATGTTCCTAAACATGCACCTACTACAGATCCAATAGCATCAGCTGTTAAAACTTTATCTGCATTTTTAACATTACCTTTTTCGTCTAAGTATCCAGCTTTTGAAGCTAAACCAATTAGAGTTCCTATACTATCGAAAACATCTATAAATAACATAGAAAGAATTGCTGGTATTATACCAATTACCATTGCACTCTTAAAATCAAATTGCATAAATATTGGAGCAACTGATGGTGGCATAGATATTATTCCTGTAGGTACCTTAGCAACTCCAAAAATCATTCCTAATACATATACAGAAAACATTCCAATAATGAATGAACCTTTTACATTTTTATAATATAATATTGATATTATAATAACACCTAGACCAGCTAAAAGTACTGTTGGATCTTTTAAATTTCCTATTCCAACTAATGTAGCTTGATTAGCAACAATCATCTTAGCATCTTGAAGACCTATAAATGTTATAAAGAAACCAATCCCAATACTAATTGCATATTTTAATGTTGGCGGAACACTATCAATAATTACTTGTCTAATTTTAAATATGTTAAGCGCCATAAATATAAATCCTTCGATTAATGAAGCTGCCAAAGCTGTTTGCCAAGAGAACTTCATTCCCAAACAAATTGTGAATGTGAAAAGAGCATTTAACCCCATACCTGGTGCCATACCAAATGGATAATTAGCAATAAGTGCCATAATTACAGTACCAATAAAAGAAGCCAATGCAGTTGCAGTAAATACAGCTGATACATCCATACCTGATTGACTTAAGATACTAGGATTTACTACTAAGATATACGCCATAGTTAAAAAGGTTGTTAACCCCGCTAACATTTCTGTCTTAACAGTTGTTTTATTTTTTGATAAGTGAAATATTTTTTCTAACATACCGTTCTCCTCCGTTGTTTTTACCGATTTTTTTAATACATTGTCCAATATAGATTCCTCCTATTTTTGAGCTACACAAATTAACACTGCTACTCCAAAATAATACATCTGTTAGTAGGATGCACTAACATTGAAAAAAATATAAAAGATAATAACAAGAATTTAAAGATTTCTTGTAAAATATAAGCCCCTTTGTTTTTTTACAAAGGGGCTTATAAGTAACAAGTACCTATAAACACCCATAGTCAGACAATTTACGGTAGTCCGGTAGAAACGCTTGAACCTTATTTTCAAGCATATACGGGTAAAATTTCATTATTTATATATGACATACTAATAAATTACTTTTTGAATTTCCATACAATCATCGAATGTTAAAGCATAGAATAAATAAAATGTAATATATTCAGTGCGTAATATATAGCTCTTTATTTTACATACTTAATGCTACAATACTTTGGACTATAAATCAATAGTAAATTAAATTTTTTATGTATTTTTTTTATTTTTATTTATCTAATGTTCGTGTTTTTATATGTTTTGGGCAAGAAAAATCTAATAATATAGCTATAATTCCTCGTATGTAAAATTATTCCGAATATTAGTTTTTAAGCAATCTTAATATTTATATTTATTATTCTATTAACTTTTTATATTCTCCTGTTTACTATTAATCCCAAATAAACATTATTTTTGACTTACCTTTTAAATTCTTAATAGCAAAAGGATTAGTAATTATAGTATTTCTTACCAATCCTTCTACAATTAAATATTCACATCCGTATTTCTATGATATTGGAGCCATAAGTATTTTTCCTGTTCCCCTATATACGTTAACTAATCCCTCTCCTGAGACTGCTGATCCAATTAAACTTTTACTAGACTTTTCAACTCTAAACTCTAAAGAATTAGACCAAGCAATTGCAAAATTTCCATCAATCCGTACCTCATCATTATCTAATATAAATTCTATCAATTCGCTTCTTGGAACAGGACTTTCTAACACGGCTATCCCTTCACCTTTTAGACACAAATTAAATAGGCCTTCATTCCCAAGCATTGCCGAAGAAATGTTTGTCCTCGCAACTATCTTTTGCTGAACCTTAGATTCACACGCTAAGAAAAGTCCATCATCTAAAACTATCCCTCCCCATTCCGAAACTTCCTCAAGCAAAATATGCCTATATGTTGGTTCTAACATTAATAAGCCATTTCCCTGATATTTTGGTTTAATAGCAGACTCTTTTGTTACCTTTGATGATATAGCTTTTCCAAAAAAATCACCAATTCCCTTAATATCAGCAGCCATACTCACAGATCCTGCTGTCCACTGCATTACCCCGGAACTTATTGTGTAAGCATTACCATTCAACTCGATTAAAACCTGTCTTTTTCTAACATTCATCTCTGAAGCAAAATACGCAGACATTGCAGTTGCAGTACTTACACTCAAATCCTTTTTGTATTCAAGAACCTTAACGCCTCCTCTTGATTCTACAACTTCAATATTTTTATTTTCAAAAAGATTCTTACACTTTACCATCACAAACTCTCTCCTTTATTCTTTGACTATATATTTATTATATAGTCTATGTTAATTAATTACATTATTATGTATACAGGTAATAATATAGATTTTTACATAGGCATCAAACAATTAATTAAGCTTCTTCCACTTATAAAACGTAATATTCAAAAATACAGTTTGTAGCTTACTTTTTTGAATATAATGCAATTTCAGCAAGCACCTTTATTTAGAAAATACTAAAAACTATATTTACTATTTAATTATATTTACTCAAACTCAAATAAAAGCAACATAAATAAATCAGATAATAAATTAAGCCTTATAATTAAGATTTAACTTGCTATCTGATTTATCTTTATTACTGTTTAAATAAACAATCTCCATTTTTCTATTTTATAGACTCTCTATACTCCTTAAAAGCCTTAGCTATACTAGGGTTACTTTCTATAAATTGTACAAAATCCTGAAAGCATTTTGATGTTTCTTTACTTACAGTATGTTCTATCTTTTCTGTTTCATCTAATATTTCTTTATCAGGAATATCGAGTATCCTTAGAAAATTCTCAATAATATGATGCCTGTTAAGAAGTGCGGCGCCGAGTTTTTTACCACTTTCTTCAAGTATTATAATTCCATATTTTTCATACTTTACAAGTCTTTCCTCAGATAATTTCTGCACCATCCTTGTGGCAGAAGGAGGTTGAACATTAAGTGCATTTGAAAGTTCATTAATTCTTAAATACCCTTTATTCAATGACAATCTATATATCATCTCAAGGTAATCTTCCATGGACGCAGTTAGCTTGCTGTCTTCTTTCTTCATATATTCGTTAAAAGTATAGAAATCATTTTTAGCCATATACTTACTCGCTCCCCGTAATAATCTACTTAATAAATTATATGCTTTGATGGCGAAAAAGTTACTTTACTGTAACATTTAGAATATTATTGCATAACTTATAATATAAAATAATTTAGACTAGGCTAAGAAAGTTAACTGATAATAACTATCTTAATTACATATAAGATTAAAAAAATTAGACACATAAAAAATAAAGTAAGAAAGGTGATGTATTTTCTTGGAGAACGAAAGAGGTTTAAGAAGCACTGATGTATCTGTTACTGGATTTGTTCCATTTAAAAAAGACAGGAGTGCTCGTATTGGTAAGTTTAGTCAATTATTAAAATATTTAGGTCCAGCTTTTATTGTAAGTGTAGCATATATAGATCCTGGCAACTTTGCAACTAATATTAGTGGAGGATCGGAATTTGGTTATGCGTTAATTTGGGTAATTTTATTTAGTAACTTAATGGCTATCTTTTTACAGATAATGTCTGCAAAATTAGGAATAGCTACAGGCCACAACCTTCCAGAAATGTGTGCTAAAGTATTTTCTAAAAAAACCAATTGGGTATTTTGGATTGTTGCAGAAATAGGTGCAATGGCAACTGACTTAGCAGAATTTCTAGGTGGAACTTTGGGATTATATTTATTGTTCCATATACCAATGATATATGCTGGATTTATTACAGGAATAATAACATTCTTCATTTGTTATATGGAAAAGTATGGTCAAAAAACTATAGAAATAATAATATCAGTTCTTGTTGCAATAATCTGTATTGCATATACAATAGAATTATTTCTTGCCAAACCTGATTGGTTTCAAGTAGGCATTCATACAATAATTCCATCACTGCCAAATAGTCAGGCATTATTAATCGCAGTAGGAATGCTTGGTGCAACAGTTATGCCTCACGTAATATACCTTCATTCACATTTGGTTCAGCATAGAGGAACTGATACATCCATTGAAGGAAAACTAAGACATTTAAAAATGGAAAAAATTGATGTAACAATAGCTATGAATATTGCCTTTATAGTGAATGCTGCAATGGTTATTGTATCTGCTGCTGTATTCAATAAAAATGGATTAATTGTTGATACAATGGAGCAAGCCCATGCATCATTACAACCTTTACTAGGTTCATTATCTAGCGGAGCTTTTGGGATAGCGTTACTTGCCTCAGGTTTGTCATCATCTGCTGTGGGTACTATGGCAGGTCAAACAATTATGAAGGGTTTTGTTAATTTAAGTATACCAATTAATATTAGAAGACTTATAACTATGATGCCCGCATTGGCTATAATTGCACTTGGAATAAATCCAATGAATGCCCTTGTTTTAAGCCAAGTGGCACTTAGCTTCATATTGCCATTTCCGATAATACAAATGCTAACTATAGCTAGGCGTAAGGATTTAATGGGTATTATGGCAAATCGCAATTGGGTAAGAATTTTAGGTATTATCATCGCGGCTATAATCATATCACTAAATATGGTTCTCTTATATTTAACATTTACTGGCCAAGCTTAATAGTAATATTTTAGGAGTGTTTTGTGATTAAGTCTATTAACATGTTAAAAGATAAAAACTCTTCTTTTCGGTATTCCAGAGCCTTAGAAGAGTTTTCCTCCCACTATTAATTTAATCCACACATTTTTGAATGGACATCTTGTAAAATACAACTTAAATATCTTTATGTATTTAATCGATGTTAGTAATTAAACGTAATTTCGCTTAAAAATTCTTAATCACCACACAAATTCACAACCATATATTAAATATAAGTAATAATTAAGAAGGAATGACATCTATGATATTAATTTTATCTGCTTTATTATTTAGTTTATCTTCTAACTTAGATAATTTAGTTATAGGTATTGCATATGGAATAAAAAAAATAAGAATAGACACAACTGCAAATCTTATAGTAGCACTTGTAACTTCTACTGGAACATTTTTATCTATGTTACTTGGAATATATGTATCTAAATTTTTACCAAGCTTTTTATCAAATAGCTTAGGTGCTGGAATTATTATAATTCTAGGATTATACTTTGTAATTCAAAGTATTTTTAAACTTATAAATAATAAAAAAATAAAAGAGCTCGCTTTAAAGAATACTAATGATATGATCGAATATGCAGAAAAATCAGATTTAGATAAGTCAGGAGATATAGATAAAAAAGAAGCCTTTTTGGTAGCTTTTGCATTAACATTTAATAACTTTGGTACAGGAGTTGCTGCAAGCGTGACAGGCGTTAATATAGAACTTACAGTCATATTAACATTTATATTAAGTATTTGTACACTTAAACTTGGCGAAAGAGCTGGAAACCATATCTTAGGCGAATTTTTAGGTAAATTTGCTCCGTTAATTTCAGGACTCTTACTTATAAGCCTCGGAGTCATAGAATTATTTAACTAATAGATTTAGGTTAATATGGTTTACTAAAATCGTAACATAATAAATTTAAGAACAATTATAAATTTTAGGAATGAAAGTATTTCTATAAACAGAAATGCTTTCATTCTCAATTTGTTATATAAAAAATCACTTATAAAAAGATATTAAATATCATATTTTATAATTTAAGTCTTTTATTGTAGTCTTTAATAATTCCAATAGATTTTTTTAATTCTGCCTTTTCACTTTCAATTAAGTGATATTCAACAAGTTCCTTCACTCCTTGATTATTTAAAACCGCTGGAACACCTGCATATGTGTCGCTTTCACCATACTCTCCATTAAGCATAGCCGATACAGGAATAACTTTATTTTCATCACGTAATATTGCTTTTACAATCTGAACAGTAGTTGCTGCAATACCAAAAGTAGTTGCACCTTTAGCATTTACAATACGATATGCTATTTTCTTAATATCTTCCGTTACTGAATTTAAATTAAAGCCTTTTAATCTCATTTTATTGTCATTGATTATATCTAAAAACTTTTTACCCCCAACTGTAATTTGACTCCATGGAATTATCTGCGAATCTCCATGTTCTCCCATGCACAAAGCATGAACACTTTGTGGATCAACACTCATAACATCAGCTAAATGATATTTCAAACGTGCTGAATCTAGAGCTGTTCCTGTTCCAATAACTTTGCTTGCTGGTAAACCTGAAAGTTTATGCACATAGTATGACATAACATCTACAGGATTTGTTATCACAACTATTATGCCTGAAAATCCACTTTTCATGATGTTCGGCACTATATTATTCATTATTCCTGCAGCTTTTTCTAACATATCTAATCTTGTTTGACCTGTAATATAAGGTAACGCAGCTGCAATCACAACTATATCTGCATCAGTGCATTCTTCGTACTCCCCATTTTTCACCCTCATCTTACTTCCGCTATATCCAAGAGAATGCTGTAAATCCGTTGCTTCAGCCCATGATTTTTCTTTATTTATATCAATCAATATTAAATCATCACAAGCATGATTCATTACCATGTCAAATGCTACCGCTGCCCCAACAGAACCCGTTCCAACTATTACTACTTTACTTCTTCCAATTGCCATATATATCCCCCTATACTAATTTTGGTACTGTCAAAGTTTTTTATCTAACTAAGGCAGCAACCCTTTAATTTTTCTTATTTTTTATATAAATAACTTGCCACCCCCAAAAAGTTAAGATATTTTATACTTGCAAAACAAAAACACTGAACTAAAAAAGGAGGCAAGCTATTACCATGATTAATAAGTTTCTTCTTGAAACTGTAATTTATCTTATTGAAATTATAAAGTATCTCATGACTTTGCTGGTTGGCAAAAACTTGCTTAAAAGCATTTCGGACGAACCTGTTAAGAAAGAATACCGAAAGCTTCAAGTAGATGATCAACCAATCTTTGATGTTCCCGAAAAACTTAACTATAAGCTTCTAATAGCTGAATATGAGTTTAAGCACGGCAAAGAATTTGCTCCTGTGAAACCTCGCAAAAACAAAGCGTTAGCTCCTAAGGATGTTATCTGTCCTAAGTGTGGTGCTCCACATACCTATCTTTACGATAATAACGGAGGCCGAGGACAATATCTTTGCAAAGTCTGTGATACCACATTCAATCCTAAAAATTACTATCAGAAATCCATAGTGTTAAGATGTCCTCACTGCAGTAAAACACTTGAAAGAATCAAGGCGCGTAAGGATTTCTACGTTTATAAGTGTAAGAATGATAATTGCTCTTTTTACCAAAATAATCTTAAATCAATGACAAAATCTGAAAAACAAGATTTTAAGAAGAATCCTGGTAAGTTCAAAGTTAGATACATATTTAGAGATTTCACTTTTGACTTTAAGCCACTTTCTAAAGAAAGTCCGGTAAAATCAAAGGTTTCTCTTCCAAACATTATGATTTCTTCTTACACCTTAGGACTCATTCTAACTTACTACGTTAACTACGGTTTATCTTCCAGAAAGACAGCTGCATTGCTTAAAGATATTCATGATATTAAAATATCTCATCAAGCAATTTTAAACTATGTTAATGCCGTTTCA from the Clostridium beijerinckii genome contains:
- a CDS encoding DDE-type integrase/transposase/recombinase, with translation MINKFLLETVIYLIEIIKYLMTLLVGKNLLKSISDEPVKKEYRKLQVDDQPIFDVPEKLNYKLLIAEYEFKHGKEFAPVKPRKNKALAPKDVICPKCGAPHTYLYDNNGGRGQYLCKVCDTTFNPKNYYQKSIVLRCPHCSKTLERIKARKDFYVYKCKNDNCSFYQNNLKSMTKSEKQDFKKNPGKFKVRYIFRDFTFDFKPLSKESPVKSKVSLPNIMISSYTLGLILTYYVNYGLSSRKTAALLKDIHDIKISHQAILNYVNAVSIVVKPFIDNYDYKLSDSFCGDETYIKVNGKWNYIFFFFDAVKKIILSYRVSPHRDTETAVKAIDDVLSKLKEIPEDLNLITDGNPIYLLAQHFFASHSIKFDVTQVIGLTNKDEVSKEYRPLKQIIERLNRTFKGNYRATTGFGSPNGSVAFVTMFVAYFNFLRPHSALEGKTPVILEELESMSNMPTRWCKFIELSQDFVLNNCTITA